The following proteins are encoded in a genomic region of Flammeovirga pectinis:
- a CDS encoding alginate export family protein, with protein MKQLIYTALILLLTTNFEVFSQDFKMSAEIRPRSEFRNGFKKLRTDSSTPAFFTEQRSRLNLDYSSDKVIMRLSLQDVRMWGETDQIYKSDPAMTTISEAWAQYNFTSKFGLKVGRQIISYDNQRFLGGLEWAQQGRRHDAALFIFDDKAKKFKIHAGLAYNQNGVEPKKVEGNVYLGTNNYKAMQYLWAHKDWEGGAVSGLVFNESYQYGSTTDSVSQRQTLGVVGSKKFGILKVAGEGYYQTGQRGTADVNAYLLDLNFTAKTKLTPITLGYQILSGGDPASGEVTNFTPAYGTNHKFNGFMDYFYVGNPHNDAIGNNVGLQDIYLNTQFKIGKGTLKAQLHQFLAATDVVKSVSSDGVQEIVDGNLGTEIDLVYVNKLSPVATLMVGYSQMFGTSSMEVLKGGDSGLINNWAFVMLTFKPTLFKTKSAN; from the coding sequence ATGAAACAATTAATTTACACAGCTCTCATTCTACTTTTAACAACAAACTTTGAAGTATTTTCGCAAGACTTTAAAATGTCTGCAGAGATCCGTCCTCGTTCTGAATTCAGAAACGGATTTAAAAAGCTTAGAACAGATTCATCAACTCCAGCATTTTTTACAGAACAACGTTCAAGATTAAATCTTGATTATTCTTCAGATAAAGTAATTATGCGTTTATCATTACAAGATGTACGTATGTGGGGTGAAACAGATCAAATTTATAAGTCTGACCCTGCTATGACAACAATTTCTGAAGCATGGGCACAGTATAACTTTACTTCTAAATTCGGATTAAAAGTTGGACGTCAGATTATATCTTATGATAACCAACGTTTTTTAGGTGGTTTAGAATGGGCACAGCAAGGAAGAAGACATGATGCTGCCTTATTTATTTTTGATGATAAGGCTAAAAAGTTTAAAATTCATGCAGGATTAGCGTATAACCAAAATGGTGTTGAGCCTAAAAAGGTTGAAGGTAACGTGTATTTAGGTACAAACAACTACAAGGCAATGCAATATTTGTGGGCGCATAAAGACTGGGAAGGCGGAGCCGTTTCTGGTTTAGTTTTTAATGAAAGTTATCAATATGGATCAACTACCGATAGTGTAAGCCAAAGACAAACATTAGGTGTTGTAGGATCTAAGAAATTTGGTATTCTAAAAGTTGCCGGTGAAGGGTATTACCAAACTGGGCAAAGAGGTACAGCAGATGTAAATGCTTACTTATTAGACTTAAACTTTACTGCAAAAACAAAATTAACTCCTATTACACTTGGTTATCAAATTTTATCAGGTGGTGATCCAGCTTCTGGAGAGGTAACAAACTTTACACCAGCATATGGTACAAACCATAAATTCAATGGTTTTATGGATTACTTCTATGTAGGAAATCCACATAACGATGCAATAGGTAATAATGTTGGTTTACAAGATATTTATCTAAATACTCAGTTTAAAATTGGTAAAGGAACTTTAAAAGCTCAATTGCATCAGTTTTTAGCAGCAACAGATGTAGTTAAATCTGTTAGTTCAGATGGAGTACAAGAAATAGTTGATGGTAATTTAGGTACAGAGATAGACCTAGTTTATGTAAACAAATTAAGCCCTGTTGCTACATTAATGGTAGGTTACTCTCAAATGTTTGGGACTTCTTCTATGGAAGTATTGAAAGGCGGAGATAGTGGTTTAATCAATAACTGGGCATTTGTGATGTTAACATTTAAGCCTACTCTTTTTAAAACAAAATCAGCAAACTAA
- a CDS encoding CmpA/NrtA family ABC transporter substrate-binding protein: protein MKNLFLKSLTTKVVGVAIIGLFFNCSGSKTSSETKSTVVVEKESSTKQLDIEKPQLTFGFIKLTDMAPLAIAKELGYFEDEGLFVSVEAQSNWKNILDRVIDGQLDGSHMLAGQPIAAGAGFGRQADLVTSFSMDLNGNGITVSNDVWKKMKPNVPKGADGKPVHPIKADALVPVINEYKSEGKAFKMGMVFPVSTHNYEIRYWLAAADVNPGFYTKENIQGQIDADVLLSVTPPPQMPATLEAGTIFGYCVGEPWNQQAVFKGIGVPVTTNYDIWKNNPEKVFVMTKEFTEKYPNTAVAVTKALIRAGKWLDEPGNRAKAVGILSMPEYVGADSVVIANSMTGTFEFEKGDKRAMPDFNVFFRHNATYPFYSDGVWFLTQMRRWGQIPSAKPKGWYDETIKDIYRPDIWEKAAALLVEEGHLAKTDVPDTDGYKAPTTDFIDGKLFDGKEPIQYINSFKIGNKDASM from the coding sequence ATGAAAAATTTATTCTTAAAATCACTTACTACTAAAGTAGTAGGGGTGGCAATTATTGGCTTATTTTTTAACTGTAGTGGTTCAAAAACTTCTTCAGAAACAAAATCTACTGTAGTTGTAGAAAAAGAATCATCAACTAAACAATTAGATATAGAAAAACCACAGTTAACGTTTGGTTTTATAAAACTAACAGATATGGCTCCTTTAGCAATTGCAAAAGAGTTAGGGTATTTTGAAGATGAAGGGTTATTTGTTTCTGTTGAAGCACAATCGAATTGGAAAAATATTTTAGACCGTGTAATTGATGGTCAGTTAGATGGTTCTCATATGTTGGCAGGGCAACCAATTGCAGCAGGAGCTGGATTTGGTAGACAAGCAGATTTGGTAACTTCTTTCTCTATGGATTTGAATGGTAATGGTATTACTGTATCGAATGACGTTTGGAAAAAAATGAAACCAAATGTACCTAAAGGAGCAGATGGAAAACCAGTCCACCCAATAAAAGCGGATGCTTTAGTTCCTGTAATTAACGAGTATAAAAGTGAAGGAAAAGCCTTTAAAATGGGAATGGTATTTCCAGTTTCTACACACAACTATGAAATTCGTTATTGGTTAGCAGCAGCAGATGTGAACCCTGGGTTCTATACAAAAGAAAATATTCAAGGTCAGATTGATGCAGATGTTTTACTTTCTGTTACACCTCCACCACAAATGCCAGCTACATTAGAGGCAGGTACAATTTTCGGGTATTGTGTGGGTGAACCTTGGAATCAGCAAGCAGTATTTAAAGGAATTGGTGTTCCTGTTACAACAAATTATGATATCTGGAAGAATAATCCAGAAAAGGTATTTGTAATGACAAAAGAGTTTACTGAGAAATATCCAAATACAGCAGTTGCTGTTACTAAGGCATTAATCCGTGCGGGAAAGTGGTTAGATGAACCCGGTAATAGAGCTAAAGCTGTTGGTATTTTATCTATGCCAGAATATGTAGGAGCAGACTCTGTTGTTATTGCCAATTCTATGACGGGTACGTTTGAATTTGAAAAAGGAGACAAACGTGCAATGCCAGATTTTAATGTATTCTTTAGACATAATGCAACGTATCCATTTTACTCTGATGGTGTGTGGTTTTTAACTCAAATGAGACGTTGGGGACAAATTCCTTCGGCTAAACCTAAAGGATGGTACGATGAGACAATTAAAGATATTTACCGCCCAGATATATGGGAAAAAGCCGCCGCTTTATTGGTGGAAGAAGGTCATTTAGCTAAAACAGATGTTCCAGACACAGATGGTTATAAAGCTCCAACAACAGATTTTATCGATGGGAAACTGTTTGATGGAAAAGAGCCTATCCAATATATCAATAGCTTTAAAATAGGTAATAAAGACGCTTCTATGTAA
- a CDS encoding ABC transporter permease translates to MKDKILQITGIQAFLAPWVKIFQGEEVKKNIDTIVKSYVFPFLSILLFLLVWQVSANYLFNKEATAKIEKAKLEQGEAAAIEMQNCIYAGDVSCQPNTLPSPVKVWNAYLSLLADHNIILDKKDAFAAKVAKTNEKRVAAGKDPITYTGRPSFVDQIGTSLKTVFAGFFLAAFIAIPLGILIGLSTTLRTSFNWLIQILKPVSPVVWLLLVFMIIKTVMSDSDMDKSFMISFISVGLCSMWATLVNTSMGVSSVDKDFVNVAKVLKLSIGQNIFKVVLPSSLPMIFTGLRITLSVAWMVLIAIELLAQSPGLGSFVWEEFQNGANDSNAKIIVAMFVIGMIGFLLDRIMMVIQNMMSFNKNETA, encoded by the coding sequence ATGAAAGATAAAATATTACAAATAACAGGAATTCAAGCTTTTCTTGCTCCTTGGGTAAAGATATTTCAAGGAGAAGAAGTAAAGAAGAATATAGATACAATCGTGAAATCTTATGTATTTCCATTTTTATCAATTCTACTGTTTTTGTTAGTATGGCAGGTAAGTGCTAATTATTTATTTAATAAAGAGGCAACTGCTAAAATTGAAAAAGCAAAATTAGAACAAGGTGAAGCAGCAGCTATAGAAATGCAAAACTGTATTTACGCTGGCGATGTAAGCTGCCAACCAAACACACTACCATCTCCTGTAAAAGTATGGAATGCTTATTTATCGTTATTGGCAGATCATAATATAATTTTAGACAAAAAAGATGCATTTGCAGCTAAAGTTGCAAAAACAAATGAGAAGAGAGTAGCAGCAGGTAAAGACCCGATTACTTATACTGGTCGTCCGTCATTTGTAGATCAAATAGGTACAAGTTTAAAAACGGTATTTGCAGGCTTTTTTTTAGCAGCATTTATTGCGATTCCATTAGGTATATTAATTGGATTAAGTACAACATTAAGAACATCATTTAACTGGCTAATTCAGATTTTAAAACCAGTTTCTCCGGTAGTTTGGTTACTCTTGGTATTCATGATCATCAAAACAGTAATGTCGGATTCTGATATGGATAAGTCGTTTATGATCTCATTTATAAGTGTAGGTTTATGTTCTATGTGGGCAACATTAGTAAACACAAGTATGGGTGTTTCTTCTGTAGATAAAGATTTTGTAAACGTAGCCAAAGTATTAAAATTAAGTATAGGTCAGAATATTTTTAAGGTAGTATTACCCTCTTCTTTACCAATGATTTTTACAGGTTTACGTATTACTTTATCAGTAGCTTGGATGGTATTAATTGCAATAGAATTATTAGCACAAAGCCCTGGTTTAGGTTCGTTTGTTTGGGAGGAATTTCAGAATGGAGCAAATGATTCTAATGCTAAAATTATTGTAGCCATGTTTGTCATTGGTATGATTGGTTTTCTTTTGGATAGAATCATGATGGTTATTCAAAACATGATGTCATTTAATAAAAACGAAACTGCTTAA
- a CDS encoding ABC transporter ATP-binding protein, translating to MAYLELKNVSKSYGTGKDKVEVLKNINLSVEEGEFVAIVGFTGSGKTTLINLINGLEFPDEGEVLLQGKPITGPGPDRGVVFQNYSLLPWLTVAQNIKLAIDEVYTSSSKKEKTALIKKYVDMVHLSHAIDKKPAELSGGMRQRVSVARALAMNPKMLLMDEPLSALDALTRGTLQEEIVNIWGEDKKTCLLITNDVDEGVVMADRIIPLKPGPKAELGPNFKVDLPRPRVIAEINKNETYKHLRNEILEYLIAVGASRKSEKTTSYELPDLKPVMPGRVKWGIQRRKEKQQFF from the coding sequence ATGGCTTATTTAGAACTTAAAAATGTAAGCAAGTCTTACGGTACAGGAAAAGATAAAGTAGAGGTATTAAAGAATATCAATTTATCTGTAGAAGAAGGAGAATTTGTAGCAATTGTTGGGTTTACTGGGAGTGGAAAAACTACTCTTATAAATCTTATCAATGGATTGGAATTTCCAGATGAAGGGGAGGTATTATTACAAGGTAAACCAATAACAGGGCCTGGACCAGATAGAGGTGTAGTATTTCAGAATTATTCTTTACTGCCTTGGTTAACAGTAGCTCAGAATATAAAATTAGCAATTGATGAAGTCTATACATCATCTTCTAAAAAAGAAAAAACAGCATTAATTAAAAAGTATGTAGATATGGTACACCTATCGCATGCAATAGATAAAAAACCTGCAGAATTGTCTGGAGGGATGCGCCAGAGAGTTTCTGTAGCAAGAGCCTTAGCCATGAACCCCAAAATGCTTTTAATGGACGAACCTTTAAGTGCCTTAGATGCCTTAACAAGAGGGACTTTACAAGAAGAGATAGTTAATATTTGGGGAGAGGATAAAAAGACGTGTTTGTTAATTACGAATGATGTTGATGAAGGGGTTGTAATGGCCGATAGGATTATTCCTTTAAAACCAGGGCCAAAGGCAGAGTTAGGTCCTAACTTTAAAGTAGACTTACCAAGACCGAGAGTTATTGCAGAAATCAATAAAAATGAAACGTACAAACATCTTAGAAATGAAATTTTAGAGTATTTGATTGCAGTTGGAGCATCTAGAAAAAGTGAAAAAACAACTTCTTACGAATTGCCTGATTTGAAACCAGTAATGCCTGGGAGAGTAAAATGGGGTATTCAAAGAAGAAAAGAAAAACAACAATTTTTTTAG
- a CDS encoding ABC transporter ATP-binding protein translates to MMSVLEKKLIVSSTQIIEDTRPDMLVCKDIAKIYPTPKGDYTVLSDLQLTVKKGEFISVIGHSGCGKSTLLTMIAGLNDISKGSVYVDGDEVRGAGPDRAVVFQSPSLFPWMTALQNVMIGVKQVFPHATKKQKQDICKYYLDKVGLGNDFDKRASELSQGMQQRVGIARAFALKPKVLLLDEPFGMLDSLTRGELQDVLLEVWQKEQITAIMITHDVDESIFLADRVIMMTSGPFAKIGDELAIPFERPRNRVDILEHPDYYQYRGYLMDFLNH, encoded by the coding sequence ATGATGAGTGTTTTAGAGAAAAAATTAATAGTATCGTCAACCCAAATTATTGAAGATACAAGACCAGATATGTTGGTTTGTAAAGATATTGCTAAAATTTATCCTACTCCTAAAGGTGATTATACTGTATTGTCAGACTTACAATTGACCGTAAAAAAAGGGGAGTTTATTTCTGTAATTGGTCATTCAGGTTGTGGTAAATCTACATTACTTACAATGATTGCGGGGTTAAACGACATTAGTAAAGGAAGTGTTTATGTAGATGGAGATGAAGTAAGAGGGGCAGGGCCAGATAGAGCGGTTGTATTTCAATCGCCAAGTTTATTTCCTTGGATGACTGCTTTACAAAATGTAATGATTGGCGTTAAACAGGTTTTTCCGCATGCTACAAAAAAGCAAAAACAAGATATCTGTAAATACTACCTTGATAAAGTAGGTTTAGGGAATGATTTTGATAAAAGAGCATCGGAACTGTCTCAGGGAATGCAGCAAAGAGTTGGCATTGCAAGAGCATTTGCTTTAAAACCAAAGGTGTTACTCCTAGATGAGCCTTTTGGAATGTTAGATTCTTTAACTAGAGGTGAATTGCAAGATGTATTGTTGGAGGTGTGGCAAAAAGAACAGATTACTGCAATTATGATTACTCATGATGTAGATGAATCTATCTTCTTGGCAGACCGTGTGATTATGATGACCAGTGGACCTTTTGCTAAAATTGGTGATGAACTTGCAATCCCTTTTGAACGACCAAGAAATAGAGTAGATATATTAGAACATCCAGATTACTATCAGTACAGAGGCTATTTAATGGACTTCTTGAATCATTAA
- a CDS encoding SpoIIE family protein phosphatase — translation MNHFLLKNPKKRFTASYITALSLIALLSITSQLIIRSVLTEQEKDARIINISGRQRMLSQKISKLALQLERATSDREYSLLKSKLENVMHLLSTSHYGLMNRSEEMALEGENSETIKKMFEGITDNFEAIFKAGNSILLSSHAYEVKEDVSIILKNEASFLKQMNTITFQYDHESTSRTKKVSLIEYILLFITLASIFLEGFFIFRPAVNAIDKYLRETISRGIALQDAHENLMESQEKKELVERELFEQLQKNHELQININKDLELKINERTREIQDQKEEILQQSNELKYQNDMITKVNTKLTENISYARKLQHSILGNRQSIVDQFKDGFITSKPKDIISGDFYWFYQIDNLRFLIAADCTGHGVSAAFMTIIGNLLLNDIITNQKVYTPDNILNLLDMELYALMNLKNTKKIHDGMDLGLVVINSDTRTIEFSGAKRPLYFVGKENTIEKYAGSKSTIGYNSKSVRKDFNSTLIHYQGGDRLYLTSDGFQDQFGGESDTKFMQKRFVEVLNKTINLSMEKQQKVLDTVFEKWKGASTQTDDVLVVGVEL, via the coding sequence ATGAATCATTTTTTACTAAAGAATCCGAAAAAAAGGTTTACGGCTTCATATATCACTGCCCTTTCATTAATTGCCCTTTTAAGCATAACTAGTCAACTTATAATCAGATCTGTTTTAACAGAACAAGAAAAAGATGCTAGGATTATTAATATATCTGGACGTCAGAGAATGTTAAGTCAGAAGATTAGTAAACTAGCTTTACAACTAGAAAGAGCAACTTCTGATAGAGAATATTCTTTATTGAAAAGTAAATTAGAAAATGTGATGCACCTTCTGTCTACCTCACATTATGGGCTAATGAACCGATCTGAAGAGATGGCTTTGGAAGGTGAAAATAGCGAGACAATCAAGAAAATGTTCGAAGGTATTACCGATAATTTTGAAGCAATTTTTAAAGCCGGAAATAGCATCTTATTATCCTCGCATGCCTATGAAGTTAAAGAAGATGTATCAATCATTCTAAAAAATGAGGCCTCTTTTTTGAAGCAAATGAACACTATCACTTTCCAATATGATCATGAATCTACAAGCAGAACAAAAAAAGTATCTCTAATAGAATACATTCTCTTATTTATCACTTTAGCATCTATTTTTCTGGAGGGTTTTTTCATTTTTAGACCAGCAGTTAATGCTATTGATAAATACCTTAGAGAAACGATAAGTAGAGGAATTGCATTACAAGATGCTCATGAAAATTTAATGGAATCTCAAGAGAAAAAAGAACTTGTAGAAAGAGAGTTATTTGAACAACTTCAGAAAAACCATGAGTTGCAAATCAATATAAATAAAGACTTAGAGTTAAAAATAAACGAACGAACAAGAGAAATTCAGGATCAGAAAGAAGAAATTTTACAGCAAAGTAATGAGCTAAAGTATCAAAACGATATGATTACTAAAGTGAATACTAAGCTTACGGAGAACATTAGTTATGCAAGAAAATTACAACATTCAATTTTAGGAAACCGTCAGTCTATAGTAGATCAATTTAAAGATGGGTTTATTACAAGTAAACCAAAAGATATTATTTCTGGAGATTTCTATTGGTTTTATCAAATAGATAATCTTCGTTTTTTAATTGCTGCAGATTGTACAGGACATGGTGTTTCTGCTGCTTTTATGACTATAATAGGAAATTTATTATTGAATGATATTATTACTAACCAAAAGGTTTATACACCAGATAATATACTCAATTTACTTGATATGGAATTGTATGCTTTGATGAACTTAAAGAATACAAAAAAAATACATGATGGTATGGATTTAGGACTGGTTGTAATAAATAGTGATACGAGAACTATAGAATTTTCTGGAGCAAAAAGACCTCTTTATTTTGTCGGAAAAGAGAATACAATAGAGAAATATGCAGGTTCAAAATCTACTATTGGTTATAATAGTAAATCCGTTCGGAAAGATTTTAATTCTACACTTATTCATTACCAAGGAGGAGATAGACTTTATTTAACTAGTGATGGTTTTCAAGATCAATTTGGAGGAGAATCAGACACTAAATTTATGCAGAAACGCTTTGTTGAGGTATTAAATAAAACAATTAATCTATCAATGGAGAAGCAGCAAAAAGTACTTGATACCGTATTTGAGAAATGGAAGGGGGCAAGCACTCAGACAGACGATGTGCTAGTAGTTGGGGTTGAATTGTAA